A stretch of the Thiomicrorhabdus indica genome encodes the following:
- a CDS encoding phosphoglycolate phosphatase, whose protein sequence is MEKLQPSFVLIDLDGTLVDSVPDLTYCVDEMMKQLDMPVRGEASVRQWVGNGVERLVERALINSVDGEPEPELFAKAIPIFKELYAVNNSQRSCVYDGVVEGIEWMQAQGYRVACVTNKAEAFTIPLLKDKGLFDYFEVIVSGDTCEKKKPDPMPLHHAAKLLGESAENALMIGDSKSDVKAARAAGFHIFAMTYGYNHGEDIRDYNPDVIMDSFTELPNYLVAKA, encoded by the coding sequence ATGGAAAAGTTACAACCAAGTTTCGTATTGATTGATTTGGATGGCACCTTAGTCGACTCGGTTCCCGATTTAACCTATTGTGTTGATGAAATGATGAAGCAACTGGATATGCCGGTTCGTGGTGAAGCATCAGTTCGTCAATGGGTAGGAAATGGTGTTGAGCGTCTCGTTGAGCGTGCATTGATTAATTCTGTGGACGGTGAACCAGAACCAGAACTGTTTGCCAAAGCGATTCCTATTTTTAAAGAACTTTATGCGGTGAATAACTCCCAGCGTAGCTGTGTTTATGATGGCGTGGTCGAAGGCATTGAATGGATGCAAGCGCAAGGCTATCGTGTAGCTTGTGTGACGAATAAAGCGGAGGCGTTTACGATTCCTCTGTTAAAAGACAAAGGTCTATTTGATTACTTTGAAGTGATTGTATCGGGCGATACTTGCGAAAAGAAAAAGCCAGATCCCATGCCTTTACATCATGCCGCAAAACTTTTGGGTGAGTCGGCAGAAAATGCATTGATGATTGGTGACTCTAAATCGGATGTGAAAGCCGCGCGAGCAGCAGGATTTCATATTTTTGCGATGACCTACGGTTACAATCATGGAGAAGATATCCGCGATTATAATCCTGATGTTATTATGGACTCTTTTACAGAATTACCGAATTATTTGGTAGCAAAAGCTTAA
- the trpE gene encoding anthranilate synthase component I, whose protein sequence is MTTKNTAENIETLIKQGYKRVPVMRTVLADFDTPLSVYHKLANGNYSYLFESVQGGEKWGRYSIIGLPCERRIEVHGRQVREYQGDEVLQHQVADDPLAWIEAYQNSFKVFEDENLPAFSGGLVGYFGYDTVRYIEPRLVESVPEKDDIGAPDIQLLVSEELVVFDNLSGQVHVIVHADLSLENAYERAEQRLQELTQKLSKAVNLPADIQSVRQIDEPDFVSSFGEEPFKAAVAKIQEYVLAGDAMQVVISQQMSVDFEEDPMDLYRALRHLNPSPYMFYLNLGGTYIVGSSPEILVRLEDDTVTVRPIAGTRRRGVDETADLALEQDLLNDPKEIAEHLMLIDLGRNDVGRIAKIGEVELTEKMLVERYSHVMHIVSNVEGKIKDDMSAMDVLRATFPAGTLSGAPKIRAMEIIDELEPVKRGIYGGAVGYLGWNGNMDTAIAIRTAVIQDNKLFVQAGAGVVADSNPQAEWDETMNKGRAIFRAAQFVTQGLQTEPSK, encoded by the coding sequence ATGACCACAAAAAATACTGCAGAAAATATTGAAACGTTGATAAAGCAAGGCTATAAGCGAGTGCCAGTCATGCGCACAGTTCTTGCTGATTTTGACACACCACTTAGTGTTTACCATAAGCTTGCGAATGGCAATTATTCCTACCTTTTTGAATCGGTTCAAGGGGGCGAAAAATGGGGGCGTTACTCCATTATTGGCTTGCCTTGTGAACGACGAATTGAAGTTCATGGGCGACAGGTTCGAGAGTATCAGGGAGATGAGGTTTTACAGCATCAGGTTGCTGATGACCCTCTCGCTTGGATTGAAGCCTATCAAAATAGCTTTAAGGTTTTTGAAGATGAAAACCTGCCGGCTTTCAGTGGTGGCCTAGTCGGTTATTTCGGTTATGACACGGTTCGTTACATTGAACCGCGTTTAGTTGAATCGGTTCCAGAAAAAGATGACATCGGTGCGCCGGATATTCAACTGTTGGTTTCGGAAGAGTTAGTCGTATTTGATAACTTATCCGGTCAAGTTCATGTGATTGTACATGCGGATTTGAGCTTAGAGAATGCCTATGAACGAGCGGAGCAGCGTTTACAGGAACTGACTCAAAAATTATCAAAGGCTGTGAATTTACCGGCCGATATACAAAGCGTACGTCAAATTGATGAGCCGGATTTCGTTTCTAGCTTCGGTGAAGAGCCTTTCAAAGCTGCGGTCGCCAAAATTCAAGAGTATGTGTTGGCCGGTGATGCGATGCAAGTTGTGATTTCACAACAGATGTCTGTCGACTTTGAAGAAGACCCGATGGACTTGTATCGTGCATTACGTCATTTAAATCCATCGCCCTACATGTTTTATTTGAATTTGGGAGGTACCTACATTGTTGGTTCTTCCCCAGAAATCTTAGTGCGCTTAGAAGATGATACAGTCACCGTTCGTCCAATTGCTGGAACTCGCCGTCGTGGTGTCGACGAAACCGCAGATTTGGCATTAGAACAAGATTTGTTAAATGATCCGAAAGAAATTGCGGAACATCTTATGTTGATTGATCTTGGGCGTAATGATGTTGGACGTATTGCAAAAATTGGTGAAGTTGAACTGACCGAAAAAATGCTTGTCGAACGCTATTCACATGTAATGCATATTGTTTCGAATGTGGAAGGCAAAATTAAAGATGACATGAGTGCAATGGATGTCCTTCGAGCAACTTTCCCGGCCGGTACCTTATCTGGAGCGCCGAAAATTCGAGCCATGGAAATTATTGATGAGCTTGAACCGGTTAAGCGTGGCATTTACGGTGGTGCTGTCGGGTATTTAGGTTGGAATGGCAATATGGATACCGCGATTGCTATTCGTACAGCAGTAATTCAGGATAATAAGCTTTTTGTCCAAGCAGGAGCGGGTGTGGTTGCTGATTCTAATCCTCAAGCAGAGTGGGATGAGACGATGAATAAAGGGCGTGCGATTTTCCGAGCAGCGCAATTTGTGACCCAAGGCCTGCAAACTGAACCATCGAAATAA
- a CDS encoding anthranilate synthase component II codes for MLLMIDNYDSFTYNLVQYFGELGQEVVVHRNDQIDLETIQSLEPEYLVISPGPCTPTEAGISVEAIKHFAGKIPIMGVCLGHQAIGQAFGGKIVRAKQVMHGKTSPVFHKDSGMFAHLPNPVEVTRYHSLVIEQDSLPDCLEVTAWTQDEKDGLDEIMGVRHKELPIEGVQFHPESILTEQGHQMLRNFLEQHTR; via the coding sequence ATGTTATTAATGATTGATAATTACGATTCATTTACCTACAACTTGGTGCAGTATTTCGGTGAATTAGGCCAAGAGGTTGTGGTACACCGCAATGACCAAATTGATTTAGAAACTATCCAAAGCTTAGAACCTGAATACTTAGTGATTTCACCGGGACCATGTACACCCACCGAAGCGGGTATTTCGGTTGAAGCGATTAAGCATTTCGCTGGAAAAATTCCCATTATGGGTGTGTGTCTTGGACACCAAGCGATTGGACAGGCATTTGGTGGGAAGATTGTTCGAGCGAAACAAGTGATGCATGGAAAAACTTCCCCTGTTTTCCATAAAGATTCTGGCATGTTTGCTCATTTACCGAACCCTGTAGAGGTTACTCGTTATCACTCACTGGTGATTGAACAGGATTCTTTGCCAGACTGTTTAGAGGTGACTGCTTGGACTCAGGATGAGAAGGACGGTTTAGATGAGATTATGGGTGTACGTCATAAAGAATTGCCTATTGAAGGTGTTCAGTTTCACCCAGAGTCTATATTGACCGAACAAGGTCATCAAATGTTGCGTAATTTTTTGGAACAACACACCCGCTAG